The Paenibacillus sophorae genome has a segment encoding these proteins:
- a CDS encoding ABC transporter substrate-binding protein: MRWNQAGKAVGLMLIVLSLLLSACGSNQGAANETATKTETEAKGLVITLKGDPVGFDPQDTTDTISSLINYQIYDRLVTFNEKMEVVPQLAKSWTTSEDGKTWTFELNTGITFTDGTPFNAEAVKANFERVADEGKNLSQHSLVGSFIDNITTNGETEVVFHLKAPQGAFLGNLASVASSILSPKSIKENEEGIAKNPVGTGPFKLKEFVTGDAVVLEANKDYWAGAPGVSSVTFKNVPETASRVIMLENGESDLMEGVPITEIERLSQNSELVINPIKANRIAYIGFNTTVKPFDQPAVRQALNYAMDKETLVNKLYDGRVTVATSAIASRTIGYSNVGSYPFDMDKAKQMLKDAGVVPGNYKFRLILAANVVQDKPAAEFVQNSLQQLGFNVELQTLELGTYLETLKDPSKYDLFVRGALATTGDADPLFRDALLSTSATNYAHYNNPEVDKLILAGQAQFDQTQRLESYAKVLELVKEDAPWIFLHEDMARYGMSKKVEGITFLPTYIYDLRKAVKN; the protein is encoded by the coding sequence ATGCGATGGAATCAGGCTGGGAAAGCAGTGGGACTTATGTTGATTGTGTTGTCTTTACTCTTGTCTGCGTGCGGTTCGAATCAAGGGGCGGCGAATGAGACCGCGACGAAAACGGAAACAGAAGCCAAGGGACTGGTTATCACGTTAAAAGGAGACCCTGTCGGCTTCGATCCTCAAGATACGACCGATACCATTTCCAGCCTTATCAATTATCAAATCTACGACAGGCTTGTTACCTTCAATGAGAAGATGGAGGTTGTTCCTCAATTGGCCAAAAGCTGGACAACCTCGGAGGACGGCAAAACCTGGACCTTCGAGCTTAATACGGGGATCACCTTTACCGATGGTACTCCTTTTAACGCGGAAGCGGTAAAAGCCAACTTCGAACGGGTTGCCGACGAAGGGAAAAATTTGAGTCAGCATTCGCTGGTAGGCTCATTTATCGATAACATTACTACGAACGGGGAGACGGAGGTTGTCTTCCATTTAAAAGCCCCGCAGGGAGCCTTCCTTGGGAACCTGGCTTCCGTTGCCAGCAGTATTCTCAGTCCCAAGTCCATTAAAGAGAACGAAGAGGGAATTGCCAAAAACCCGGTTGGAACCGGCCCGTTCAAATTAAAAGAATTTGTGACCGGAGATGCGGTCGTGCTTGAAGCCAATAAGGATTATTGGGCCGGAGCGCCCGGAGTCAGCAGCGTTACCTTCAAAAATGTTCCCGAAACCGCCTCCCGCGTAATTATGCTTGAAAATGGGGAATCCGACCTGATGGAAGGTGTTCCGATTACGGAAATCGAACGGCTGAGTCAGAACAGTGAGTTGGTCATCAATCCGATCAAGGCCAACCGGATCGCGTACATCGGGTTCAATACGACGGTCAAGCCTTTTGATCAACCGGCGGTGCGTCAGGCGCTGAACTATGCGATGGATAAAGAAACGCTGGTGAACAAGCTGTATGACGGCCGGGTTACCGTTGCCACCTCCGCCATCGCGTCGAGAACAATCGGGTACAGCAATGTAGGCTCTTATCCTTTTGATATGGACAAAGCGAAGCAAATGCTGAAAGACGCGGGAGTTGTACCGGGAAATTACAAGTTCAGATTAATTCTGGCCGCAAATGTCGTTCAAGACAAACCGGCCGCCGAATTTGTTCAGAACAGTCTGCAGCAATTAGGGTTTAATGTTGAGCTGCAAACACTGGAGCTCGGCACCTATTTAGAGACGCTTAAAGACCCCAGCAAATACGATTTGTTCGTTAGAGGGGCGCTTGCGACTACCGGCGATGCCGACCCCTTGTTCCGGGACGCCCTCTTATCGACCAGCGCTACAAATTATGCCCATTACAACAATCCGGAAGTCGACAAATTGATACTTGCAGGGCAAGCGCAATTTGACCAGACGCAGCGTCTGGAGAGCTACGCGAAGGTGCTGGAGCTGGTCAAGGAAGATGCGCCATGGATTTTCCTCCATGAGGATATGGCACGCTACGGAATGTCCAAGAAGGTCGAAGGAATCACCTTCCTCCCAACTTATATCTATGATTTGCGCAAGGCGGTCAAGAATTGA
- the nikB gene encoding nickel ABC transporter permease: MLSYVVKRVLQMIPTLFGVSLLCFIIIHSVPGDPAHLIAGVDATEEQVQSVKERLGLDRPLYEQYFSYVSNLLQGNLGESLQSERPVLQEIMTRFPNTILLTVFSVIIMVIVGLFAGILSATKPNSIRDNVTMMFSLFGISMPVFWFGTMLILLFSYYLPLLPSGGSSGLQHFILPSVVLGLSSSGVLARLTRSSILEVIHQDFIRTARAKGVKERLVIYKHTLKNALIPIITIIGLEFGTLLGGAVLTETVFSMNGLGRFIIQSIEFRDYPAVQGCILFVATIFVVVNLLVDLCYSAVDPRIRYE; the protein is encoded by the coding sequence TTGTTAAGCTATGTCGTAAAGCGTGTGCTGCAAATGATTCCGACCTTGTTCGGCGTATCTCTCCTCTGTTTCATCATCATCCATTCGGTTCCGGGGGACCCGGCGCATTTAATTGCGGGAGTTGATGCGACCGAGGAGCAGGTGCAGAGCGTCAAGGAACGTCTGGGTCTGGACCGGCCGTTATACGAGCAGTATTTCAGCTACGTGTCCAATTTGCTCCAGGGTAATCTGGGCGAGTCGCTGCAATCTGAGAGACCGGTCCTGCAGGAAATTATGACGAGGTTTCCTAATACGATCCTGCTGACGGTGTTCTCCGTTATCATTATGGTTATCGTCGGTCTGTTTGCCGGAATCCTATCCGCTACGAAGCCGAATAGCATAAGGGATAATGTTACGATGATGTTCTCGCTGTTCGGCATATCGATGCCGGTGTTCTGGTTCGGAACGATGCTCATTCTGTTGTTCTCCTACTATTTGCCCCTGCTTCCTTCCGGAGGAAGCAGCGGGCTCCAGCATTTCATTCTTCCGTCCGTCGTCTTGGGCTTGTCCTCCTCCGGAGTTCTGGCGAGGTTAACCCGTTCCAGCATTCTGGAGGTTATTCATCAAGATTTTATCCGTACCGCGCGCGCCAAGGGGGTCAAGGAAAGACTGGTCATCTACAAGCACACATTGAAAAATGCGCTCATTCCGATCATTACGATCATAGGCCTGGAGTTCGGCACTTTGCTCGGCGGCGCCGTTCTGACGGAGACGGTATTCTCGATGAACGGACTTGGCCGGTTCATTATCCAATCCATCGAGTTTCGGGATTATCCGGCTGTTCAGGGCTGCATTTTGTTCGTCGCTACGATCTTCGTCGTTGTTAATCTCTTAGTTGACCTGTGTTACAGCGCAGTAGACCCCAGAATCAGGTATGAGTAG
- the nikC gene encoding nickel transporter permease, translated as MSRETEDTVYHRRSPWTLMIQRFKKNKRAIVGLWMVIIFVCIAIFARWLAPYDPIAQNMQIILNPPSLSHPFGTDEYGRDILSRVIYGAQISLMVGVVGVLISIVFGVALGTISGYFGGKADILIMRVMDVFMAFPSFLLALAIVSVLGPGMVNVMIAIGIFSIPAFARISRSSVMSVNNKEYIEAAKSMGSGHVRIIFKHVIPNSIAPIIVLSTMRIATAILTASGLSFLGMGAQPPTPELGAMLSSGRDYLRSDPHVSTIPGLAIMFMVLAFNMLGDGIRDALDPKMKL; from the coding sequence ATGAGCCGAGAAACAGAGGACACGGTATATCATCGGCGCTCGCCGTGGACATTGATGATTCAGAGGTTCAAAAAAAATAAACGCGCCATCGTAGGATTATGGATGGTTATCATCTTTGTATGTATCGCGATTTTCGCGAGATGGTTAGCGCCGTATGATCCGATTGCGCAAAATATGCAGATCATATTGAACCCGCCTTCGTTAAGCCATCCGTTCGGGACGGATGAATACGGCCGGGACATTTTATCGCGGGTCATTTACGGAGCGCAAATCTCCTTGATGGTTGGAGTTGTCGGGGTGCTGATTTCCATCGTATTCGGTGTGGCTCTCGGCACAATTTCGGGTTATTTCGGCGGAAAAGCCGACATCTTGATTATGCGGGTGATGGATGTATTTATGGCGTTTCCAAGCTTCCTGCTTGCACTCGCTATTGTCAGTGTATTGGGTCCGGGCATGGTGAATGTGATGATCGCGATCGGCATCTTCTCGATTCCCGCCTTTGCGAGGATTTCCCGCAGCTCGGTCATGTCCGTAAATAACAAGGAATATATCGAGGCGGCGAAATCGATGGGGTCCGGCCATGTGCGCATCATATTCAAGCATGTGATTCCGAACAGCATTGCACCGATTATCGTATTGTCCACGATGCGTATAGCGACGGCCATTCTTACAGCCTCCGGACTAAGCTTTCTCGGAATGGGCGCCCAGCCGCCGACGCCTGAGCTGGGGGCGATGCTGAGCTCGGGAAGGGATTATTTAAGATCCGATCCTCATGTCAGCACGATACCCGGCTTGGCAATTATGTTCATGGTCCTTGCCTTTAATATGCTGGGTGACGGGATTCGGGACGCGCTCGATCCGAAAATGAAGCTGTAA
- a CDS encoding ABC transporter ATP-binding protein yields MERELLTIKGLKTYFYTDEGVVPAVDGVDITIREGQTVGVVGESGSGKSVTSLTAMRLTPGKVMEGSILFDGKDLLTLSEQQMQDVRGNEMAMIFQEPMTSLNPVFTVGQQIGEAVRIHLKYSKKQARARSIEMLKLVGIPRPEQIVDEYPHRLSGGMRQRVMIAMAMACNPKLLIADEPTTALDVTIQAQILNLMKELKSAHGTAILLITHDLGVVAEMCDRVVVMYGGKVVEESDVITLFTEPKHPYTQGLMKSMPTLDSEEKRLYSIKGSVPIPGSLREGCYFAPRCEFAMDVCRRQAPELTEIGQGHFTRCWLHASEGEE; encoded by the coding sequence TTGGAACGTGAACTGCTAACGATAAAAGGGCTGAAGACCTATTTTTATACGGATGAAGGGGTGGTCCCGGCCGTTGACGGTGTGGATATCACCATCCGCGAAGGGCAGACCGTAGGCGTTGTCGGAGAGTCCGGCTCCGGAAAAAGCGTCACCTCCTTAACGGCGATGCGATTAACCCCGGGTAAAGTGATGGAAGGCTCCATTCTGTTTGACGGCAAAGATCTGCTCACTCTATCCGAGCAGCAAATGCAGGATGTCCGGGGCAATGAAATGGCGATGATCTTTCAGGAGCCGATGACCTCGCTGAATCCGGTATTTACGGTCGGGCAGCAGATTGGAGAAGCGGTTCGGATTCATTTAAAGTACAGCAAGAAGCAGGCCAGAGCCCGGTCCATTGAGATGCTGAAGCTGGTCGGTATCCCGAGACCGGAACAGATCGTCGACGAGTATCCCCATCGTTTATCCGGAGGGATGAGGCAGAGGGTGATGATTGCGATGGCCATGGCGTGCAATCCCAAGCTGCTGATTGCCGATGAACCGACGACTGCGCTGGATGTAACGATTCAGGCGCAAATCCTGAATTTGATGAAAGAACTGAAATCAGCGCACGGTACGGCGATCCTGCTCATTACGCATGACCTTGGTGTTGTGGCGGAAATGTGTGACCGCGTGGTGGTCATGTACGGCGGCAAGGTCGTTGAAGAAAGCGACGTTATTACGCTCTTTACCGAGCCGAAACATCCGTATACGCAAGGGCTGATGAAGTCGATGCCGACGCTGGACTCGGAGGAGAAGCGGCTCTATTCCATCAAGGGAAGCGTACCGATTCCCGGCAGCTTGCGGGAAGGGTGCTATTTTGCTCCCCGCTGCGAATTCGCGATGGATGTCTGCCGCAGACAAGCGCCGGAGCTTACGGAAATTGGGCAGGGACACTTCACAAGATGCTGGCTCCATGCATCCGAGGGAGAGGAATGA
- a CDS encoding ABC transporter ATP-binding protein — protein sequence MKQPLLEIRNLKKYFPIKKGILGRTVGHVRAVDGLDFTIYKGETLGLVGESGCGKSTTGRTLLQLLHPTEGQVYYQGRNLVGLPPAELRKVRKDMQMVFQDPYASLDPRLTVFDIIAEPLEIHNVAQGKEKTRRVEELLNTVGLSSYHAKRYVHEFSGGQRQRIGIARALALNPMLIVADEPVSALDVSIQSQVINLMQDLQEQFHLTYLFIAHDLSVVKHISNRIGVMYLGRLVELADKRELFDSPKHPYTQALLSAVPTPSPLIKKERIVLQGDVPSPANPPAGCTFHPRCSECMAICKTDKPVLRQVDGRYVACHLYN from the coding sequence ATGAAGCAGCCTTTGCTTGAGATCAGAAATTTAAAAAAGTATTTCCCGATTAAAAAGGGGATCTTGGGCCGGACTGTAGGCCATGTAAGAGCGGTTGACGGATTGGATTTTACGATTTATAAGGGAGAAACGCTCGGATTAGTAGGGGAAAGCGGCTGCGGAAAATCGACAACGGGGAGAACGCTTCTCCAACTGCTCCATCCGACAGAGGGACAGGTCTATTATCAGGGGAGAAATCTCGTGGGACTGCCTCCAGCCGAGCTCAGAAAGGTCCGCAAGGATATGCAGATGGTATTTCAGGACCCGTATGCTTCCCTCGATCCCCGCCTCACCGTCTTCGATATTATCGCCGAGCCGCTGGAGATCCACAATGTTGCCCAAGGTAAGGAAAAAACACGGCGAGTCGAGGAACTGCTGAATACTGTAGGCTTAAGCAGCTACCATGCCAAGCGGTATGTGCATGAATTCAGCGGCGGGCAACGGCAGCGGATCGGGATTGCCAGGGCGCTGGCGTTAAACCCCATGCTGATTGTCGCCGACGAGCCGGTCTCCGCCCTGGACGTGTCGATCCAATCCCAGGTCATCAATCTTATGCAGGATCTGCAGGAGCAATTTCATTTGACCTATTTATTTATTGCTCATGATTTGAGTGTGGTGAAGCATATCAGCAATCGGATCGGCGTGATGTATTTGGGACGATTGGTGGAGCTGGCGGATAAGCGGGAACTGTTCGATTCCCCCAAGCATCCGTATACCCAGGCTTTATTGTCGGCTGTGCCGACTCCGAGTCCGTTAATCAAGAAGGAGAGAATTGTGCTGCAAGGGGATGTGCCGAGTCCGGCCAATCCGCCTGCGGGCTGTACGTTCCACCCAAGATGCAGCGAATGCATGGCGATATGCAAGACGGACAAGCCGGTATTGAGGCAAGTGGATGGACGTTACGTTGCCTGTCATTTGTACAATTAA
- a CDS encoding RraA family protein — translation MFRLNPRVQGVTPDLLSVYEQVMPSTIGHMTDFGFLKGLQPLFRPIRFVGNAVTVRIPHMDSSAVHKALDIVMPGDVLVIDMSGDTDRSCWGGICSYIAKAKKLAGVIVAGCVNDVQEILELQLPVFSLGVSPLTTRILGLEGEINTVISVCGVAVRPGDLIAADDDGVFVIDPNDAMKYGLKAIEIQNAETELKRKLNEGITLASISGADQWF, via the coding sequence ATGTTTCGATTAAATCCGAGAGTTCAGGGCGTCACCCCGGACCTGTTATCCGTTTATGAGCAGGTGATGCCTTCGACCATCGGCCACATGACCGATTTCGGTTTTTTGAAAGGTTTGCAGCCGCTGTTTCGGCCTATACGCTTCGTGGGCAATGCGGTAACCGTCCGCATTCCCCATATGGATTCTTCCGCCGTACATAAAGCGCTGGATATCGTCATGCCGGGCGATGTGCTTGTGATCGACATGTCCGGTGACACGGATCGTTCCTGCTGGGGAGGAATTTGCTCCTATATCGCCAAGGCCAAGAAGCTGGCCGGTGTGATTGTAGCAGGCTGCGTCAATGATGTTCAGGAGATTCTCGAACTGCAGCTTCCCGTGTTTTCGCTCGGCGTAAGTCCCTTAACGACACGGATTTTGGGGCTTGAGGGAGAAATCAATACGGTCATCAGTGTGTGCGGAGTCGCTGTACGTCCGGGTGACCTGATTGCGGCCGATGACGATGGAGTGTTCGTGATCGATCCGAACGATGCCATGAAGTATGGCCTGAAAGCCATTGAAATCCAGAATGCCGAAACCGAGTTGAAGCGAAAATTAAACGAAGGTATTACGCTGGCTTCGATAAGCGGAGCTGACCAATGGTTTTGA
- a CDS encoding nitroreductase family protein, which produces MNLITVDQAKCAKCGICISECPEQALKLGENGPEEVYPQNCIACGHCVAVCPREAIDNKKTPLADQTSSRKLPKLSPEEAENFLRTRRSIRSYKAAPVPREQLIQLVNIAHYAPTGSNLQGVSYKIIDNRDVINRAVAIAVEGLESDAQLSRGRDNFFKPYHEQGIDTILRGAPALVLAIADEDFPRGRENSILSLAYLELYAPTLGLGSCWAGIFEKIALKDHSPMLKLFNIPEGKKITGAVMVGYAKYRYPRLVDRNPLEVSFYESDAGDIPLVPSAN; this is translated from the coding sequence ATGAATTTGATAACTGTAGATCAAGCGAAATGTGCGAAGTGCGGGATTTGTATAAGCGAGTGTCCGGAGCAGGCATTGAAGCTTGGAGAAAATGGTCCGGAAGAAGTTTACCCGCAAAACTGTATTGCCTGCGGCCATTGTGTAGCGGTCTGTCCCAGAGAAGCTATTGATAACAAGAAAACACCGCTTGCTGATCAAACGAGCTCAAGAAAGCTGCCAAAATTAAGCCCGGAGGAGGCGGAAAACTTCCTTCGTACAAGACGTTCCATCCGGTCTTATAAAGCCGCTCCCGTTCCAAGAGAACAGCTAATACAGCTTGTTAATATTGCGCATTATGCCCCTACCGGAAGCAATCTGCAGGGCGTGTCCTATAAAATAATAGACAATAGGGATGTCATTAACCGGGCTGTTGCAATTGCAGTGGAAGGATTGGAAAGTGATGCCCAGCTCAGTCGGGGAAGAGATAACTTTTTCAAACCTTATCATGAGCAAGGTATCGACACTATTTTACGGGGAGCCCCCGCTCTTGTTCTCGCCATTGCTGATGAGGATTTTCCAAGAGGAAGAGAAAACTCCATTCTTTCATTGGCCTATTTGGAGCTATATGCGCCAACGCTTGGATTAGGTTCATGTTGGGCTGGAATATTTGAGAAGATTGCTCTTAAGGATCATTCCCCCATGCTGAAATTATTCAATATTCCTGAAGGGAAGAAAATAACAGGCGCCGTTATGGTAGGCTACGCCAAGTATCGTTATCCAAGATTAGTGGATAGAAACCCGTTAGAAGTTAGTTTTTATGAGTCGGATGCTGGAGATATTCCGCTAGTTCCGTCCGCAAACTAA
- a CDS encoding LysR family transcriptional regulator, whose translation MNDAQLQLIVKIADTGSFTRAGQELNMTQPAVSRAISSLEAELGVVLFIRNRRNGAMLTDIGKRILRIFREILQGFEKVDQEIAKEKGLEIGTIRIGAFPVASAHFIPKIIRCISEKYPNIEFSILEGTIAEIKEWLETRFIDVGLLIPPVNEFETFPLYREKMFAVLRDDHPLFKQTVIRVQDLQDEPMIICRAGFEPPVIDWFNKAGMNPREKFVVFNYNTGLNMVQEGLGMAIMSELSLYNLPPNVGVREIDPEGYRDIHIAVHSLEESSIAVKLFIETALQLFA comes from the coding sequence ATGAATGATGCACAATTGCAGTTAATCGTCAAAATTGCGGATACGGGAAGCTTTACTAGAGCCGGACAGGAACTGAATATGACACAGCCTGCCGTAAGCCGTGCCATATCCTCACTCGAAGCTGAGCTTGGGGTGGTCCTGTTCATTCGTAACCGTCGTAATGGGGCAATGCTTACGGATATCGGGAAGCGTATCCTCCGGATTTTCAGGGAGATTTTGCAGGGGTTTGAGAAAGTTGATCAGGAGATTGCCAAGGAAAAGGGACTGGAAATAGGGACGATTCGAATCGGAGCATTTCCGGTAGCCTCCGCCCATTTTATTCCCAAGATTATCCGCTGTATTTCTGAAAAATATCCGAATATCGAATTTTCGATCCTTGAAGGGACCATAGCCGAAATCAAGGAGTGGCTGGAAACCCGGTTCATTGATGTAGGATTGCTTATTCCGCCGGTTAATGAGTTTGAGACGTTTCCGTTATACCGTGAAAAAATGTTCGCCGTTCTAAGAGACGACCACCCATTATTTAAACAGACCGTAATACGAGTACAGGATTTGCAGGACGAACCGATGATTATATGCAGAGCAGGCTTCGAACCGCCTGTTATCGATTGGTTCAATAAAGCCGGAATGAATCCTCGGGAAAAATTTGTGGTCTTTAACTACAATACAGGCTTAAACATGGTGCAAGAAGGACTGGGAATGGCGATCATGTCCGAGCTGTCGTTATACAATCTGCCTCCAAACGTCGGCGTTCGCGAGATTGATCCGGAGGGATACCGGGATATTCATATCGCAGTTCACTCGTTAGAGGAATCGTCAATCGCTGTAAAATTATTTATTGAAACAGCACTTCAGCTATTTGCTTAA
- a CDS encoding spore germination protein: MMIWRRKRLSSSTPAMDDPVATEETLSAEISQNEAFVKQAFQRCSDLVIRKINHLDGTLRQIIVYLETLADDKKVSEQLVKPLTADQHNRRAVETETWEGESMPVDKKVVTSRWSEIIRLVLRGHAAVFTEGEDHAVCFAVNAIIQRSIEEPSSEQVIRGGKEGFIERQSVNVGLLRNYLRTPRLKMEAYSVGELTETKVLVAYIEGLADDTVIDQVRNKIASIQIDGVLESGTIEELIVDDPFPIFPHVQITERPDVVAGSLLEGRVAILVDNTPFVMIVPTTFWAGLQASEDYYLNSPVATFTRWVRFIFLFVAIFAPSFFVAVTSYHQEMIPTSLLLSIASAREPVPFPVMIEALIMEIMFEALREAGIRLPRAIGQTVSIVGGLVIGQAAVLAGIISAPILIVVSTTGIAAFLIPRFNFANGVRLLRFPIILLAGSLGLYGMALGFLGILLYVVHLKSFGVPYFTPVAPFSLRAFKDVWIRAPRNNGGGLSGPSYERAVKAPRQEGGE, translated from the coding sequence ATGATGATCTGGCGACGAAAACGGCTGAGCAGCAGTACCCCGGCTATGGATGATCCTGTTGCCACAGAAGAAACGTTGTCTGCCGAGATCAGTCAGAATGAAGCCTTTGTGAAGCAAGCGTTTCAAAGGTGCTCGGATTTGGTGATCCGCAAAATTAATCATCTAGACGGGACGCTAAGGCAGATCATTGTTTACTTAGAAACTTTGGCAGATGACAAGAAAGTGAGTGAGCAGCTCGTTAAGCCGTTAACGGCCGATCAGCACAACCGGAGGGCCGTTGAAACGGAAACGTGGGAAGGCGAATCGATGCCGGTTGACAAAAAGGTTGTGACGTCCAGATGGTCGGAAATTATCCGGCTTGTCCTGCGCGGGCATGCTGCCGTGTTCACCGAAGGCGAAGATCACGCCGTTTGCTTTGCAGTGAATGCCATAATCCAAAGATCTATCGAGGAGCCATCGTCGGAACAGGTCATTCGAGGCGGCAAAGAAGGGTTCATTGAAAGACAGTCCGTTAATGTTGGGCTGCTGCGCAATTATCTTCGTACTCCGCGTCTGAAAATGGAGGCTTATAGCGTAGGCGAGTTGACGGAAACGAAGGTGCTGGTTGCTTATATCGAAGGACTTGCCGATGATACCGTCATCGATCAGGTACGAAACAAAATTGCTTCCATCCAAATCGACGGCGTATTGGAATCCGGCACCATTGAGGAACTGATCGTAGACGATCCGTTTCCTATTTTTCCCCATGTACAAATAACGGAACGGCCGGACGTCGTTGCAGGGAGCTTGCTGGAAGGAAGAGTCGCTATTCTGGTCGATAACACTCCCTTCGTTATGATCGTACCCACCACGTTCTGGGCCGGATTGCAGGCAAGCGAAGATTATTATCTTAACTCCCCCGTAGCCACTTTCACGAGATGGGTCCGGTTTATTTTTTTGTTTGTGGCTATTTTTGCCCCTTCCTTCTTTGTTGCGGTGACGTCTTATCATCAGGAAATGATCCCCACCAGCTTGCTGCTGAGCATCGCCTCTGCGCGGGAACCGGTGCCTTTTCCGGTCATGATCGAAGCGTTAATCATGGAAATTATGTTTGAGGCACTGCGGGAAGCCGGTATTCGCTTGCCAAGGGCTATAGGCCAGACAGTAAGCATCGTCGGCGGTCTTGTCATCGGACAGGCGGCCGTGCTGGCGGGCATTATTTCGGCGCCCATCCTTATCGTCGTATCGACGACAGGCATAGCGGCCTTCCTCATTCCACGGTTTAATTTCGCCAACGGAGTCCGCCTGCTGCGGTTTCCGATCATCCTTCTGGCGGGATCGCTGGGATTATACGGGATGGCGCTCGGTTTCTTGGGCATTCTGCTCTATGTCGTCCATTTAAAATCGTTTGGGGTTCCTTATTTTACGCCGGTAGCTCCCTTTTCGCTCAGAGCCTTCAAGGATGTCTGGATCCGGGCGCCCAGAAACAATGGCGGCGGTCTATCCGGCCCCTCCTACGAAAGAGCTGTAAAAGCACCGCGGCAGGAGGGAGGAGAGTAG
- a CDS encoding Ger(x)C family spore germination protein, translated as MMLIGILLLIPLIHTGCWDRKEINDIGLVMATAIDLAEDGQMQATLQVAVPSPSSQTSGASKETERFFLISDVGKNGIEIEQKLQQKMSRTLFFSHRSVILVGEALARKGLDDILDTFTRNPRNRLKAYILVVKGKKAGDLLQVEYPYELAPSEALKEMEMLQGKGTVATLRDYMIASASEGMSPTTGVLEPTVFRSSGKKDEKPLFRITGTAIFKSSKLVGFLNNTETHEFLWFKGNKKGDGIAAGLPDGMGNAAFSVTSSKTKIKTDWNSNPLKFHIDLTAKGDLVENDSKLDVSNSNNLRTVKKALEKQVVLNMEAFLRKIQTEYHADIVGFSQQLQRDNPKKWRTVEKEWDRYFTEADISVTVNLAINNTGEIGPPLQFKDKEIMK; from the coding sequence GTGATGCTGATCGGGATTTTGTTGTTGATTCCGCTGATCCATACCGGTTGTTGGGACCGGAAAGAAATCAACGATATCGGTTTGGTTATGGCAACTGCGATTGATCTGGCGGAAGACGGACAAATGCAGGCAACCCTTCAGGTGGCCGTTCCATCTCCTTCCTCGCAAACGTCCGGCGCCTCGAAGGAAACGGAGCGCTTCTTTTTAATTTCGGACGTTGGAAAAAACGGGATTGAAATTGAGCAAAAGCTTCAACAAAAAATGTCCAGAACGTTATTTTTTTCGCACCGCAGCGTGATCCTGGTCGGGGAAGCTTTGGCCCGTAAAGGCCTGGATGATATATTGGATACGTTCACCCGGAATCCGCGAAACCGTTTGAAAGCCTATATACTGGTCGTTAAAGGGAAAAAAGCGGGGGATCTTCTTCAAGTTGAATACCCTTATGAGCTTGCTCCCTCCGAAGCGTTGAAGGAAATGGAGATGCTGCAGGGAAAAGGAACGGTTGCTACGCTGCGCGATTATATGATTGCATCTGCAAGCGAGGGAATGAGCCCGACAACCGGTGTATTGGAGCCGACCGTTTTTCGCAGCTCGGGGAAAAAAGACGAAAAGCCACTGTTCCGTATAACCGGAACGGCAATTTTTAAATCGTCAAAATTGGTCGGGTTTTTAAATAATACGGAAACGCACGAATTTCTTTGGTTCAAGGGAAATAAAAAGGGGGATGGCATCGCTGCCGGCCTGCCGGACGGCATGGGAAATGCGGCTTTCAGCGTAACCTCCAGCAAAACAAAAATCAAGACCGATTGGAATAGCAATCCGCTCAAATTTCATATTGATCTAACAGCAAAAGGGGATTTGGTTGAGAACGATTCCAAGCTTGACGTATCCAACTCGAACAACCTCAGAACAGTGAAAAAGGCGCTTGAGAAACAGGTGGTCCTAAATATGGAGGCTTTTCTGCGGAAAATCCAAACTGAATATCATGCGGATATTGTCGGCTTCAGCCAGCAGCTGCAAAGAGATAACCCGAAGAAGTGGCGCACCGTGGAGAAGGAGTGGGACCGCTATTTTACGGAGGCCGACATTTCTGTAACGGTAAATCTCGCCATCAACAATACCGGTGAAATCGGGCCTCCATTGCAATTTAAAGACAAGGAGATCATGAAGTGA